ATGTTTTACTAGCTTTAGCATTTTGTAGATAACCAGaagttttgttttaatttctaATTCAAACGTATACCCAAACTGAAAAACCCTTAGGATAGGATATAAATAAACCTTTTTTGGCAGACAACAGCAAAAGCCATTTTATTAGTTTCCCTAGCTCTGCCGCCTTGCCTCCTGTTTTAACCCAGGAAGGGTCTACCGGACCGGGACCccttaaattttattttatttttttcgctTTTTACCAGACTTTATTCACTCTGACAGGCGACGCCAGTTTGTCTTGGCTTCGCTTTCAAACACATGTTTTGCTGTTTTGGCTTTTCCTTGGCAGCTGCTGCCACAGTGGAAAATCAGGCAGGCAGCATGAAAATCTAgagcaaaacaacaaaaacagaaaacaaaaagCTGTTTGCATCCTGCAAAAGCAAAAGGTGTGGCCGAGGGAGCCagaaaaagtaaaaataagaaacaagAATTAAGCAAACATTTATCGATTTATGTGCCACAGAGAACTTAAAGCTTAAACTGGAACAGCACGAAAAACGCGCGCGTCATGCGTGCTGGCAAAACAGCGACCAAAAATTGCCAACGACCCAAAAAGGGGGTACTACATGTATGATTGTTTGTATATTTTGATTCGATTTTAAGTGAAGCCCATTAAACGACGAATCAGCACGAAAAATTGGAAAAAGGGAATTAAGAGGCCGAGGACCGACCTCAATTTATGGCATTGATTGGAGCTGATTCGATGAATGAATACACCACATATACGAATAAACATACTTAAGACCACGTAACACCGAAGAAATTACATTACCATTGTTACGAAGAACATTCGAAGAACCCTCTAAAAACCCTCTGCCCACATCATCTCTCGAAAAATCTGAAAAAAATACACCCACATACACTCAAAACCCACTTCAAAAGAGAGTGAAAATGCATTAGGCACACACAGAAACTGAAAACAGGCAACAGCGCACCATGAGGTCTTGGAGTGGAACCAATCTTCATTATTGGTTGGATTCAAAAAGTAAGAATAAAAAGTTTTCTCTTTTAAAACTGGTTTTATTTACGAACTATTATTAAATCTAGcacaatttaagaaaaatcaCCATACCAGAATGTCATTtcgaaaaataataataatataactCAATAGATCTtgcttgaaatattttttaaaattttagcgCCAACAATTATACAAATGAAATGGAACTGAACAATTTCgggtatttatttttctagTCATTATTGGTTGGATTCCAAAGGaataaaaagttttcttttgtAAAACTGGTTGTATTTAGGAATTACTTTGAATCTAGCccaatttaagaaaaatcaCCATACCAATgtcgtttaaaaaaaaatactttttcctTTAAAGAtcagtttaaaaataaaacccaaaagatcttgctttaaatatattttttttaattttagcgCCAACAGTCAAAGAAATGATATGGAACTGAACAATTTCgggtatttatttttctagTCTGGCCAGGAAATGTTGCCATTCCAAATACCACACTGAACCTAAACTATTTTCCATTCTGTGCTATTTGTGAGACCAAAAACCAATTCTCTGTATCTAATGTCCCATACAAAGTTGCATATCCAGCGTATctcaacaataaaaataaaatataaagctgCACAAAACAACAGAAAAAGAGAGGCaaaggaaaaccaataaagGCAACAAACATTGCCGGCCAACAAATCCACGTAAACTTCATTTACTGTCTGGCTGTGGACCCCGATTCCCTCAACCCCCCTTCCAACACTCTGGCTCCCCTTTCCCCCGCCCATGCCTACACTTATTGAAAGGCCTGCACGCagtgtgttttttattttgttttttttcctcttttttctAGCTTCAACACAAAATTACTTTTTGTGGCTTGACTGGTGGGGTCTCTCTATCTCGCTTGGCTGTCTTTATCCCGCTCTCATTCTCTCTATACCTGCTCTGCTCCCTCTCACTATCTAGGTACAACGGTGGTCAAAACAATAGTGATCActtgaatatatttaataaacaatttctACTAAGTAGAAATTAAACAATTCAAAAGTTTGCTTAATAGGTTTAAAAACAATGTTTTAGCttctacaagaaaataaattgtattaatCTTTTTTGCAAGGTTTGAAGATTTGCTGATAACAAATAAGTAATATGTGATTATCAGAATATCTgataatatcatttttattttttatttatttatcaaaagTCTTCAAATACTATTATATTGCCCTCAGATGTAGCTTTTCGCTTATCTTGCATGCTCTTTCTGTTTGTTATTGTGTGTGATAgcttttatttagttttttgtttttcttctttctttttttaataaatgctTGAGTTCATTCAACTGTCAAAAAACACTATACACACACGTGGAAAGAGCCAAAGATAGACAAATAAAAAGAAAGGGAATAAACATTCAAGATTCAAGCTCACGTCGTGCATACAAAAAAGATGTGAAAAAACTTTTGGGCCAACTTTTTTACCTGAAAGACTTCAATCACTTATGTACGTATTTTTCGTTCCCCATTTTCTATTTAAGTATCTTTTTCTGATTTTCCGGCAGCTGCGTTCGAACTTTTGGTTCtaaatttaagtttaagttCTAAACAGTCAACAACATTTTACAGCAGGCCATTTACCACACTCCCTCCCACCGAATCTCCACATTTTTATAAACGAATTCCCTTTGCACTCGCATTCTGTAAAAGTTTTTCCTTGTTCTTTTcgaatttatttatctatttttgtttcagtagccgtgtgtgtgtgtgtttgttgtATTTATGGCATTGTTTCGCTTTCGAGTTTCCGCCATGAAAGTGCAGACCTCCAAAATGCAACTATTTCTGTCCCACATAGATACACAGCCAATTTGCACGAGTGTGAGTAGATGCCATGACACAGGCAGTCGAATTGTTCATGGggtattttcaaatatatatgtttataatgAAGCAAGGTAAAAAGTAAGTTTTAAATTCCCTTTGGGGAGAATTGTGGATGCAAGGGAAAACTTGAGACACAAGTCACAAATATTTATCGTATTGTTATaaactaaaattctaaaaaagttatcttttttctctctgtgtgtTTCAAAACAGCGCCAAAAAGGAACGTTGTAATCTGTGAAAGAAGAAGATTCAACCAGGAAGAGAAGCGGAAGATAAGAGAAGAGCGGGAAGACAAGAAAAGCACCCAAACAACGGTATCTCTTTTCTACATAaacacatacatatgtatgtacatatgcagGCATCAAAAGCTAgcagaaagaaaaagaagaagCAGCAGTAGGCGGAATGAAGAGCGTGCAAtggcaacaacaaaataaagcaACAGCAAACTCAAGGAGATAAAGTGGGAAGCAAAAACTGTCAGTTTTTctcattttatttgtttctgTTTTACTTGCGactgtttgtgtgtgtgtgtaccCAATGCAGCGGCCACAAAAAACTATCTAAGTACAGTAAATGTTAGATAGAGTGAACCAATTAAGTACattgtgtttttttatttacctagtttttaaatttgattatttttacatataatttaacaataaaatatataattagctTTTTTATTAGATTGATGGGATTGATATCCATgatttatttgaaatttgttcTTTCGTGTTACTTTCAGTGTATGCAAAAAGATTCAAGACGCACTACACAAGAATAACGAAACTCTTGCAACAACTTCTAATTGACAGAAAACTTGCGGTCAGGACAAACGGCTAAATGGCCAAAGACGCAGTGGCCAAAAAGCACGCATATTTCCAGACCCCGCCACCCCCTCAATCACCTTAAGCCAGACAAACTAGTTGGCCATAAttggtttttggttttcgGGTCTTTTGCCTGCAGTTAACAAGAAAATAGCCTCTCTAACTTGATCAGGGGCATTTTGTGTTCCTTTAATTGGATTTTATAGACTGAAACTGACAACTGCATAGCTTTTAATAGCCAAAGTCAAACACAACAGCAGATAAATCACTTCAGCATGGACCAATCTTATTGGGTTCCCGAGAGAAAATTCAAAtggtaaaaaacaaaagcattTCTAATCATATAATATAAGAGCCAGCGCACGCTAATCAAAACaccacatacatttttaaatattacttatataataataataacaaataatGAGCACTCTCTTTAGATTTTTACCTTTCAGCTCTATAAGCCGCATTTGATTTACAGTTCACAACAAAAAACGTTCCTATACCAAAAATGATAGTAATGACAATTGTAATTTTCAACCCAGCCTCAAGAAACACTCAATATTAGTCCCCATAAAATTGGAAACCCTTTTATGACACTGTTGTCGAAGCGAACGCCCACTGTCTTCCCACTGACAATTATAATTAACTGCCCCAGATTTCAAAGTATCCGGCACATGGGTACTACGATAAATAAATACGGTTTGCTTTTCCCAAGGTCTGTTATTACACTTCCGCTCTTATCAGAGAGCGagtacaaaataataaaccaGTGAACACACTTTCTTGCCTTTTGTGCAAGCTAAGATTGCTATTTTCCTACGGTTTTCGAAGAAACGCTATAAGATTTCTGCCCTGTCTTTTCCTTGTTGTAATACTTTAGttctttttttcgtttttcggTTTATAAGATTACTCACATTTCGCGCACTCAGCGCTCTGCTTCTTCTTCTCTCCTTCTCTTTCCTCGTGCTTTGTCAATTTCAATTGATAAGCCGTTAGCCGTTAGCCGACGCCTCTCTCTCTCACCGCTCTCTTCAAAGTtcttggtttttattttattccattcgttgttgttgctgtggaTTTTGGTTGTTTAAGAAAATGCAGAGGGGGAAGACGAAGACGTTTGAAACCGCAGTTCACTGATTAAGCATTATAATTAACCTTTCTCGTATTTTGCATTtactaaatattattttcgttGTCAAGCGCTGCAAGAAATGTGGAAATACATGTGATTAATTTTAACACTTTTTGATGATTTGCTTTTGCTTCCTCTTATTCTTTATTTTTCACATACATTTGTATGCACACTAACACACGCGCGAAAAAACTCgcggcggctgctgctgctgcttcttcttccGCTTCTTCTTTAGGCAGCAGCCTCTTTTTTCTTCGTCGCTTTCGCTCTGCTCTTCGCTTCGTATATTTcatacaattttctttgttgcAATTTAGGCATTTGTTTTAGCACACATGCACACTAAACACAGGCACGAACACAGAAGCATTCGCAGCGAATTATATTTTGCTGCTCTTTCCCTTTCACGCCGCACTGATTTGCCGCCTCGCtctggcacacacacacagaccaACTACTCACGTAATTCAGCAGACTTTTCGTATTCTCCTTTGCGGTTAAATCGCACTATTGCCACAATCGCTTTGCCGCAAGAACAAACACTTATGTTGTATAAGTAATTAAGAATATTTCTCCGATTTGCTGCGACCCCAAAATGTTTCAGTACACACAgacacaccacacacacacgcgcgcGACGAAGAGGACGGCGCAACGACACGTCCGTTCCAGCGAAATTTTCGACGAATGATTCTCGAATGAAAACAAAGCAGAAGAGGCAAGACTACGTAAGAAAAACGTAAGTGCGGCaaaacgtaagtgtcagtaaacAAGCGAGACAGCCTCAGCGTAAGTGTCAGATACAAGATGGGCGAAAGAGAGAGacaaaacacaaaagaaaGATGACAATAAGGGAAACGGAAAAATCCCTAACGGGTGGCACGAAATCGCCTAACGCCTGGCTGATATCGAATATTCGATTGATCGTTGGcgaaatggaaattaaaattaaaatttacctATTCATGgtgtaaacaaatttaaatacagTATATGAAACACATGTTAGAttacaaatatatacaaatatttttttgtctatattgaaaaatgtttgaacATAATTATCGTTTTCaaaaaggaatatttatatagtgaaatattttacttaCAAAGTATAGGTAAAGTGTTggttaatatttaattactaTGGGGAAAGAATAGAATAATCCAAGTAAGATGTCTGTTAATGCTGATTTCTTAATTATTCAGTAAACTATCGATAGGTCGAAATAGAAGTTACAACTGGTTCTTATTGAGGGAACTATCTCCGTTGTCCACCAATATTAAAActcaacatttattttttgggtgaaaattacatttatataatatataagaaAAAGTAATTTAAAGGACTATCGGGggaattaaaattgtaaagaTTTCTATTGAATTCGATTTTAACGTACAATAAAGAATTAACCTTTATTTGCTAGTGTGAtcacatattttttataaaaataaaaaaatattaggtGATACAGATGTATCTTGAAATCGAAACGAtacttataataaataaacaaaaattagatAACTTTAAAATGGACGCGGTTTCAAAGCATTTAGCTTTTGTAGGTGTAAAATTTAAGCATTCCTGATAAGTTGGTATTTGCTTGGCACTAAGACTTTTCCCAAAATGGCGTTAGCggcattttttaaatgttcgaaaTTGAGGTtctacagtggtcggcacacacatacaagtttgccttgcattagtgtgagtgtaaaaacacgaagttggcgcgcagcgctctgaagcctgacgtttctctgttttgcactgagaATCTttgtagtcgagtacctcgactatcagatacccgttactcagctaaagggaccaaagggaaatggagatatgcaagcagcaaagcgagatttaaatgcgccacctaccggcggaagacagatttaagcattgtgggcgttagggtaggcgtggcaaatttttttttggatcaatcgataggcattgacgagaccaatacatttcagttaaaatttttagtcaagcataaaaattgtgggcgccacaggcttgggcggtttgtgggcgttagagtgggcgtggcatattcgcgtaacaaacatgcgctgcgctcaagcctacggaatctaaatctgaaatcccaatactctatctttgatagtttccgagatatccgcgttcatatttacgattttttgaagtttgtgggcggtttgtgggcgctaaagtgggcgtggcaaacttttttttaggtcaatcgataggtattgatgagaacaattcatttcagtttaaatttttactctagcatcaaaactgtagaagccacagttttgggcggcttgtgggtgttagagtgggcgtggcactctactgaaacaaacttgcgctgcgtaagaagctcaggaatctgctcgccaaatctcaatatcctagctctcatagtttccaagatctcagcgttcatccggacagacggacagacggacagacggacatgcctagatcgactcggctagtaatcctgatcaagaatataaatactttatggggtcggaaacgcttccttctgcctgttacatactttccgacgaatctagtatacccttttactctacgagtaacgggtataaaaattgccacgcccactttaacgcccacaaaccgcccacattcttcaaaaaatcgtaaatatgaacgcgggtatctcggaaaatatcaaaaatagagaaatgggattccagatttaaattccgtaggcttgagcgcagcgcatgtttgttacgcgaatatgccacgcccactctaacgctcacaagccgcccaagcctgtggcgcccacaaatttcatgctagataaaaattttagctgaaatgtatttgtctcgtcaatacctatcgattaatcaaaaaaaaaaactttgccacgcccacgctaacgcccacatcgctttaatctgtctaccgccggtaggtggcgcatttcaatctcgctttgctgcttgcatatctccattttcctttggtccctttagctgagtaacgggtatctgatagtcgaggtactcgactatagcgttcttccttgtttttattttacatgCAGGCCTGTTTACCCAAAACTGTTTCACTCAAATTCGATTTGCACAAATGTTAATACTTAGTcggcttaaaaatatttttctctgAGAAAAGTTTTGAACTAATAATCTTCATTCTCTATTGGTTTAGATGATATAACAGTATTGACACAGTATTAACAGTATTATCAAAAGCAAAATCAGAAAAGGcctgcaatttttttttgtgtttgtcTAGTTAAGAAGGTCTTTTCATTcactaaatatttaatttagagAGAGCAATTGCATGgtgaatatattatattcaaCTCTTGAATTCTTATCTCGCCCGAATATTCATCTATAAATGGTCATGACTTTAGGAAGCAGACAGTTCGAAATCTTGCTTTAAATCAAGAAGTCGAAGCCAGTCTAAGTTTTGCATACGGAACCATTTAAGGCCCATAAGTCGCTGATAAGAGTGACATTAGTCAAAAACATGTTTCTCTGTTCGATAAGCTTGAGATCCACCGGTCTATGTGGAtttctgatatttttatttctactGGAGTTTTCCGCGAAAGGAAACGCCAGAACGGTAAAATTTACAAACTACCTGCAGTCCCATGCAGATCTCAGGAAGTCCTACATGAACTTCAGTGTAGCACCCTGTGACAACTTCTACGAGTACGCCTGTGGAAACTATCGAAACGTGAAACAGGACCGATTCTCCACCAAAGGGAGCGTTTCAACGAATGACATTAGCTACACACTAGATGACATCACGGAACAACTTTTGGGCATGTCGGATCTGGCGGAGTCTCTCAACGTTTCCAGCGAGCTGAGGGTTGCCCAACGATTCTACAATGCCTGTCTAGGGGCAGATCTCTATCCGTTTCCTGCTGCcgatccaaattacttaaagCTTATCAGGTCGATCGGAGGCTTTCCCGCCGTCGATGGTGCTGCCTGGAATGCCTCCAACTTTAACTGGTTTAATATGAGCGCCCACTTGACCAATTACGGGACATCAGGTTTTATTCGCGAAAAGCTACAAGATTCGCATCCGTTTTTGTCGCAAGTGCTAAAGCCGTTACTGGGTTTTGACTCCATCGTTCAAAAGGACAGCATCGACAGCAACTCTTCCCGCGTCTACCGACTTAACGAGAAGCGTATGCGCGGATACTTAAGGTCCTTTCAACTGCCGGAGGACAAAATTGCGGAAGTGATCGACGGGGTCTTTGCTTTCTGGCGCGAGGCGCTGGTGGCTGCTGAAATAAACGATGATGATATTTATCGGTGCTCAAAGTTCGACTATACTAACTACTTGGACATTGTCTGGAACATTAGTGAACACGATGATATGTGTAATTCCTACTTAGTGGAGATCGAAAAGGTGTGTGCCCGCCACCCTGAGGCTGCGGCCAATTATATGGCCATGAAACTGCTCTACCAATTCGATGCCAAGCTAAGTGAAGCCAAGTACCAAAGAGATTTTTGCAAAAGAACTCTGCGGACTTCCATGGCTTTCCTCTTCAACAAAATGTACATGGCGGTAAGTCTCGGAGTCGTAATATACAATTGATTTTGATCCTTCAAAATGGTTATGCTTTCAGGAGTACTTCACCGAGAAGGAACGGTTGGAAGTGTCTGAAATTGTACAGGAACTGCGAAAGGGATTCCGAAGGTCGCTTGAGGAAGCCGATTGGTTGGACCCGGAGACTCGAGAAAAGGCACTTCTCAAGGAATCGAGAATACAATCTGTCATCGGCTCCGGGGAGGAC
This region of Drosophila subpulchrella strain 33 F10 #4 breed RU33 unplaced genomic scaffold, RU_Dsub_v1.1 Primary Assembly Seq354, whole genome shotgun sequence genomic DNA includes:
- the LOC119560283 gene encoding neprilysin-2-like, producing the protein MFLCSISLRSTGLCGFLIFLFLLEFSAKGNARTVKFTNYLQSHADLRKSYMNFSVAPCDNFYEYACGNYRNVKQDRFSTKGSVSTNDISYTLDDITEQLLGMSDLAESLNVSSELRVAQRFYNACLGADLYPFPAADPNYLKLIRSIGGFPAVDGAAWNASNFNWFNMSAHLTNYGTSGFIREKLQDSHPFLSQVLKPLLGFDSIVQKDSIDSNSSRVYRLNEKRMRGYLRSFQLPEDKIAEVIDGVFAFWREALVAAEINDDDIYRCSKFDYTNYLDIVWNISEHDDMCNSYLVEIEKVCARHPEAAANYMAMKLLYQFDAKLSEAKYQRDFCKRTLRTSMAFLFNKMYMAEYFTEKERLEVSEIVQELRKGFRRSLEEADWLDPETREKALLKESRIQSVIGSGEDSLRTERLIREINRLEIIDDSYAETNINLHRLSVDINRFSGRHYMELSKEALPQKVLLAMQVQAFYHVLDNSIYVLAGILQSPVYHHSWPHSLKLGTLGYVIGHELTHAFDTQGSRYDVDGKRLSWWSEKLKLGFKSTECFVKAYSKYLIPEIDRHVDGNKTVDENIADSGGLRQALEAYRSHMEQLLEDPKQDRINEQLPGLDLLPEQLFFLGFAQIFCSDYKEEHLWNQLDNEETHTIEKYRVLGTLSNIEDFFQAFNCPVGSGMRVAAETCHMW